The DNA window TGGTTCGAAACCCGAAAAATTCCAAATAAGCGGGGATCTGTTCAAACAGCATGTCGGTGCCGATCTGGAATTCGCAACCGCGCGCTCGTGCTCCGGCAAGGAAGGGCGTAATCTCTTGCTTCATCACCACTTCACCGACGAATGTTGACGGTGCAATGCGTGTTACGTCCATCGGCAGCGGGTCGCCGGCTTTCATACCGAGTGGCGTAGCGTTGACGACGACATCGTAACCGGCTGGGTCGATCGAGCCGACCGTAACTTTCAGGTTCGGATAGTTGGCGCGCAAACGTTCGGCGAGACCGTTCATCATCGGCGCAAATGCATCGAACAATGCAAGCTCCGCCACGCCGGCCTTGGCGAACGACGCCGAAATGGCGGAACCCACACCGCCGTTGCCCGCCACGAGCACGCGGGCCCCGGTCAATACGCGGCCCTTACGCTGGATGCCGCGCACGAAGCCCTCGCCATCGAACATGTCGCCAACGAGCGTACCGCCAACTCCGAGGCGGACCGCGTTGCACGCACCCGCGACCTTTGCGGAGATCGACACCTCGTCCAGGAGCGCGATTGTCGCAACCTTGTGAGGCATGGTCACCAGCGCGCCGTGGATGTTGGAAAGCTTGAATACCAGCTTGAGAAATGCTGGATATTCTTCAGGCTTACAACCCATCGGAACGACGATCGAGTCGATGCCGTATTTCTCGAAGTAGGGATTGTAGATCATTGGCGCCTTGAAGGACTCGGTCGGATAGCCCAGGTGGACGATGAGTTTCGTTTTGCCGCTTATCATGGCCAGAATCCTCACTCTAATGCGCGATCCGCATCAGCCGCCTTTGGTCGCAGTTTCGTCAATCAGGCGAGAAAGTCGCTGCAGGGCCAACGTATAGCCTTGGGTGCCGAACCCCGCGATGACGCCGTCGGCACGGCTCGAAACATAAGAATGATGTCGGAAAGCCTCCCGCTTGTGGACATTCGAAATGTGAATTTCGAGCACCGGACCATCGAACGCGTTCAGCGCGTCGAGGATGGCGACCGACGTATGTGTGAACGCTGCGGGATTGATCACAATGCCAGCGGCGGTCTCACGCGCCTCGTGTATCCAATCGATGATTTCATATTCCCGATTGCTCTGGTGGAACTTTAATTCCAGATTACTCTCCGTAGCAACACGCCTGCATGCAATCTCCACGTCGGCGAGCGTTTCGTGCCCGTAGATGGCGGGTTGTCGTTTGCCGAGCAAATTGAGGTTCGGTCCGTTGATGATGTAAACAACTCGTTTCATACCCGAATCCTTGGACATAGGCGGCTAAGATCGATCGAGGAGGGTGATTGGAATTTCCCGCAGAATGCCAGCAAGAACCCTCCACGCCGCCGGATTGACGTATAGCAAAGCGCGCGACCCTGGCACGATGTTCACGCGCTGATCTGGCGCAACGGACGCTCGCCGTGCGCTCTCGATGACGTGCAGGCGCACGCCGGTCGGTGCCGCGGGCATGGGATCAGAAAGACCCAACGCGATCACATCCGACACATACTCACGTTCGACCTCGGCGACGCGGAGAGCAGACCGCAACCCGGTGTCGAAGGCAATCATGATGGTCTTTCGCCCGATGCGGAGAGCCGCACCGCGCGAGGCCACGGTGAGCGGATTGTCCAGTGACCGGTCGTTGATGTTTATTAGAATGTTAGACTTCGCCGGACGATAGCCGATGGCGTGTAGCCACATCGAGAGTGGCGCTAGTGTTACGTCGCCGCCGAGATGTCCCGGCACGAGCACTACGGGTTTCCCATCCCCGTAAGGAACATTCTGGCCGCGATAAACTGCGTCCGAAGAATTGAGAAGGACCTCAACGGCAGCTTCCAACGAGTCATACGGCCAGAACAGCGGGAGGCCAAATGTGCGGAGTGTCTCATCAATAAAGCCAGCCGCGGGCCCTAATATCGTCGACACGGACGCCTGGTGCGGTACGCGCTTCTTCAGGCGGTTGAGATCATCCGGCATAGCTGTCCCCCGCATTCGCCGCCGCCTGTGTTTGTTCAAGGAAGTTTCCGATCAATGCCACGCATTGCCCAGTTGATTCCCAGATTACGCGATGGGCAAAGCCCGGCAGGATTGCGAGTTGCGCATCGGGAATCAACTCCGCCAGCACCTCGGAATTGTGGGCCGGAATCAATACATCACCATCGCCAGTCATGATCAGGGTCGGCGAGCGCACGGACGAAAGCGCCTCTGACGTGTCGAAATCCACGAAAGCCTGGAATTGCAGATCTGCCGCGTGAAGAGGAGTTGGAGTTTCGAGCTCCCGCTGCATCTGCCGCTCAACCTTGTCGATGTTGGTGGCAAGGTACTTGGGCTCGTAAGTTACGGTCCAGATACGCCGGGCCGCGGCCGCAGGATCGAGCCCATCGAGATCGTGCATGATGTTGATGACCGTTGATCGCGCATAGATGGCCCGTCGACCGCCGCAGAGCGTCGCGCAGAGCACAAGGGACAACACCCGCTCGGGATAGCGGCATACCAGTTCCTGCGCGATTGCCCCGCCCATCGAATAGCCAAGAACATTGGCGCGTGCAATTTCCAAATGATCCATAAGGCCGCACACATCCTTGGCCATGTTGGAGAGCTCATACCCGAATAAAGGTTTGTCGCTGAGACCTGTGCCGCGATTATCGAAAAGCACGACTGTAAAGCGCTCCGCCAGCGCGTCGATGAAGTCGAGCGGCCACGCGCGCGAGTTAAGACGATAGCCCATGACGAGGATAAGGGGTGGACCGGAGCCACGGATATCGAAAGCGATCTTAATGCCGTTAACCTCGGCGTCGCACATCGTCATCGGGCGACCAGCCAGTGGGATCTGTTCCTGCAGCTTGTCTGCACGATCGGACTTGCGCCTCTCTTTCATAGTGAGCCTGCTTGTTCTCGAAGCATGAACTTTTGGATCTTCCCGGTCGAGGTCTTGGGCAGCGGCCCGTAGACGAGGGTTTTTGGTACTTTGAAGCGCGCCATGCGTGCCCGGCAAAAGGCGATGACCTCCTTGTCATCGGGCTGCGTGGCGCCGGGCTTGAGTTCGAGGAAAGCGCAGGGTGTCTCTCCCCATGTCGGGTCGGGACGGGCGACGACAGCCGCCAGCATGACAGCTGGGTGCTGCGTGAGGACTTCTTCCACCTCAAGACTAGAAATATTCTCGCCGCCTGAGATGATGATATCCTTGGAGCGATCCTTGATCTCGATTGCCCCATCCGGATGCCAAACGGCAAGGTCACCTGAGAGGCACCAGTTTCCGACGAGCGTTTTCGCCGTTGCGGGCTCGTTCTTGAGGTAACCTTTCATGACAGTATTGCTGCGTACCATGATCTCGCCGACGGTCGTGCCATCGCGCGGCACCGGGATCATTGTCTTGGGGTCAGTGACCGTGACCGCTTCGACCATAGGATAGGCGACGCCTTGGCGTGCCATCTTGGCAAAGCGTTCGTCGGCCGGCAGTGCGTTCCATTCCGGCAGGAAGACGCTGGAGGTCGCGGGTCCGTAGGTTTCCGTAGCCCCGTAGAGATGCGTGACTCGAAAGCCGAGAGCTTCCATGGACCGGAAGACGGCAGAGGGGGGCGCCGCGCCGCCGGTCGCAACAGTGACCGTGTGATCGAACGGCACGCGCTGGTCGGCGGGAGCATGAGCCAGCATATTGAGTACGATCGGCGCACCGCAGAGATGCGTGACCCGATGATGGGCAATCAGCCGGAAGATTGCTGCCGGCTCCACCTTGCGAAGGCATACCTGTGTCCCGCCGGCGGCGACGACGGCCCACGGATAGGACCAACCCGAACAATGGAACATCGGCAACGTCCAAAGATAGATGCTGTCGAAACCAAGTCCAAAGCTGAAGCCGTTACCAAGCGCCGAGAGATAGGCGCCTCGGTGGCTGTAGACGACGCCTTTCGGATCTCCCGTGGTGCCGGAGGTATAGAGCAGGCAAAGCGACTGCCACTCGTCCGCGATTCCTGGCCAAGGGAACGCTGGATCGGCGCCAGTAAGAAGCGCTTCATAGTTGCGCGGGCCCAACGGCGCCGCCGAAGATTCGGAAGCATCGATGTCGATGACGACTATCTCATGATCGACCTGCTCCAACGCTTGCCGCACCAGCGGCGCATAGTCCCCATCGACGATCAGAACCTTGGCGCCCCCATGCGCGAGCGAAAAGGCGATATTTGCTGCATCCAGCCGCGTGTTGAGCGGATTGAGTACAGCACCGAGCATCGGCACGGCAAAATGCGCCTCGATCATTTCAGGAATGTTTGAAGCGATGATTGCCACGGTATCAAGCCGACCGACCCCAAGCGCCGCCAGCGCGGAGGCGAGACGCACGCAGCGATCAAGCAGTTGCGCATAAGTATAGCTGCGCGGACCATCGATCACCGCGATCTTTTCTGCGAACGCGCTTGCGGCGCGGTTGAGAAAGCTCACGGGGGACAGCGGCACGTAGTTGGCCGGATGTGGGTCGAGGCCTGCCTCGAATGCGTGCACGTCTTTCAACATCATCGGTGTTCCCCAATCATGTTCTGCGCCGACGGGCGCTCCTCTGCGGCAAGATCTCGTAGGTCTAGAATTGCATCGTCGACACTCATAGGCTTGAGACCAGGTGACCGCCGTCGACGACGATCACGCTGCCGGTCATGTAAGAGCCAGCTTCCGAAGCAAGTAGGAGAAGGGGTCCTTCGAGCTCTCTCAATTCGCCGAGCCGTCTTTGCGGGACCCGCTTGATGAGCGCCTGACCGGCATCACCCCTGAAGAAATCATCGTTGAGCTCGGTCTCGAAATATCCCGGCGCAAGCGCGTTAACACGAATGCCAAACCGGGCCCATTCAAGCGCCAGCGCCTTGGTCATTTGCACGACGCCAGCCTTCGAAATCGCATAGGGTGCGACCGAGCTCGCAACCCGGACGCCGAGGATCGAGGCGATATTGACGATGGAGCCTTTCAGCTTGTGCGCGACCATTCGCCGCCCCGCGGCCTGCGCTACCAGCCAAACGCCCTTCAGGTTGGTGTCGACAACTTTGTCCCAATCTGACTCGTCCTGATCAAATGCCGGGCGTGTTGCCGTCACGCCGGCATTGTTGACGACGATTTCGATCGGACCGAAGCGCGCTTCTGCGGCGTCCAGCGCGCTCTCGATGCTCGCCGCTGCGGTGACGTCCATCACGACGCTCTGGGCTCGACCATTCGCGGTTCCGATATCATCGACGGTTTTGGCGAGCGCTTCAGCGCGGCGCGCAGCGACTGTCACCTGCGCACCACGCGTCGCCAGGAACACCGCAAAAAATCGCCCAAGACCGCTCGAGCCACCGGTGACAAGAACATGTTTGCCGTCGAGCGAAAACAGATCACTCATTGCTCACCTCTTGCAAACACGCCGCGCATTATCATCGCACCTTGTTCCAGACCAGGATCGACCGACCCATCGTGCCGTCGAGATAACTCCTGTAGGGCGCGGTTGTGATCGTCAACACGTCTCCCTCCAGCACGAAGTGGCGGATTTGGTGGGTGCCGGTCCATGCCTGGTTCCACGAGGTGTCGATGTGGTGAACCACGACGTTCTCGCCCAACGAGAACGTGCCTGCATAGGCAACCATAGTGCCCAGCAGCTGCACGCCTTCTTCGTCCGTTGGCACCGCGTCACGCGGCGCGACGCGGTCATCGCGCGTGAAGATGGCATACATGCGGCCGTCCGGCGCGTAGCCGATGTAGCCAACTGGAGCGTCGCCGAATTGATTGTGCCGCTGCCCGTCGGACAAGCGCTCACGAACATAGGATCGCAAACTCCACGTTCCGATCACGGCACAATCGACAGGCGGCTTGCCCCGCTTCACAGATGTCAAGACTTCTTCGTCTGTCGCCATGTGAGACTCCTGTTGCTAACGGTCGTGCCGACCAACGCGTGACCGCGTCGCAAGAATCCTCGTTAAATATCGAAGAAAACTGTCTCGCGATCGCCCTGCAGATGGATGTCGAATGTGTAGACGGTGGCGCCGTCCCGCTCTGATCGCGGTGCGATCAGAGTTTTACGGCGTTCGGGTTGCTCGATAATATTCAGTACTGGGTCTTCGGAATTTGCGGCCTCTTCGTCGCAGAAATACATGCGTGTGGCGAGGCCAACGTTGATGCCGCGGGAGGCAAGCCAGAAACTGATGTGCGGCGCCATTATCTTGCGGCCTTTGCGACCTGCCACACTTCCCGGTTTGATGGTGTGGATCGTGTAGAGCCCGGTGACGAAATCCGTCCCAGTCCGCGCCCAGCCACGAAATCTCTGGTCGAGCGCCTTGTCCTGCGTGTCAGACGGATGATTGTAGCGGCCGGCGGCATTGGCCTGCCACGTCTCAACCAGCACGTCCTTGGTCACGTGCCCTGCGCCGTCGAAAATGCGCCCCTCGATAATGATTCGCTCGCCAGCTACGCCGGGACCTGCGATGTCGCCGCTGAAATTATTCTCGAAGATTTCAAAGCCCGCTTGCTTTGGTATGAGACCGATGTGGACATATGGACCGGCCGTCTGCGATGCCGTCTCCGGCAGATAGGACGGAATAAAAGGCGTCGGTGTCATGTCAATTTCCCTGCAGCTTGTTTTCGAACAGGGTTTGGCGGCGTCCGCGCAGCACGATGTCGAACCGGTAAGCGAGGCATTCCAGCGGCCGCGACGCATTGAGGTCGAGTCTGGCAGTCAAACGGTCCGCCGCCGACTTGTCGGGGATTGTTGCGAGGATCGAATCGTGGGGGATGAGCGGGTCGCCCTCGAAATACATCTGTGTGATGAGCCGCTGCGCAAAGCCGGTTCCGAACACAGAAAAATGAATGTGAGCCGGTCGCCAACTGTTGACGCGGTTTCGAAATGGATAAGCGCCGGGTTTGACCGTTCGAAAAAAGTAATAGCCGTGCTCGTCGGTCAACATCCGCCCACAGCCGCCGAAATTGGGGTCGATCGGTGCGATATAGGTGTCGTTGCGGTGGCGATAGCGTCCACCCGCATTCGCCTGCCACACCTCGACGAGCGTGTTGGACACAGGTTGCCCGTTGCCGTCGAGAACGTAGCCGTGGACGATGGTCTGTTCGCCGATGGCTTCGCCGGTCTTCGCATAATTATGGATGAGATCATTGTCGAGCGGACCGAGCTCGTCAGGCGTAAATATTGGACCGGTCACTTCCGACAGCGAGTTCTGCAGCGACCACAATGGGATGCGAGGCGAGCGTAGCACGCTTGTCTTGTAGACGGGCGTATGCGCCGGCGGATGGAGATCGCGGTCGCGTTGGTGAAATTCGGCTTCAGTTGTCATGCTTTCGTACCTTGCATGCGCGTAGCCGAGACGGTCGGGAGGTCGTCGCTTTTGTCGATCGGGATCGAACACTGCAGTGTTTGTCATGCGACATGGCCCATTTCACTAGTGCAGTCATCATCAGCATGTCATCGCCCACGCGATCTCATACCCGGGCCAGCCGCGCTCCTGCCATGGTTGCCGCCCGCATGCGGTCGTAGTCACCCTTGTCGACGGGAACAGCGCTTGGTTGACCGAGATCCTTGATTTGGATTCGATAAGTCTCCCGGGCACTCCAGGCCGCAACCGCCGCCATGATTGTAATAGCAAAGGTTATCGCGCCGATCGTAAGAGGGATGTTAGTCGAGCCGGGCGGCGCCACGGTTGCGAAAAGCGCCGGGAGCAGGGCCGTGATCGTTGTGCCGACATTCTGCGAGATGGCCATCGCCGAGACGCGGGTGCGGGTCTGGAAGAGTTCGGGGTAAAAGCTCGGGTAAATGGCGTTGTAGCCTTGGTAGACGACGCCCCACATGAGCAGCGACACGATAATCGCCAAGGGTACGCTATGGGTGCTGATGGCGTAAAGGTAGCAGAACGCGAGCAGTCCTGAACTGAGCGCACCGACGATGATCGGAGGTCTGCGGCCGATCTTGTCCGACAGGTTGCCGACAAAGGGAATGACGAGCACCGCCAGGATATTGCCCAGTACTGGAATCCAAAGGTAAATGTCTTTTTCGAAGCCGATCCCGTAGGCTGCCTGGACCGCGTAGGCCGCACCGAATATCGTGGCGACCACCGGAATGACGTTCATCAGGGACATGCAGACGACCCGCAACATGTCCCTCCAGCTAAGCATGAAAGCCTGGATAATCGGTGCCTTTGGCAGCTCGCCGTGCTCACTCTCTTCCTCGAATGCCGGAGTTTCGTCGACCTTGCGGCGAATGATGTAGCCCGCAATGATAACGAAGAAGCTGAGCAGGAAGGGAATTCTCCAGCCCCAGGTGGTGAACGTTTCTTCCGGCATGTAATGGGCAAGCGGCAAAAAAACCGCCGCGGCGAGGATTTGCCCGGCCTGCACGCCTTGGAGGGCAAAGCTCGCGTAGAAGCCACGCCGGCCAAACGGAGCATGCTCGAGAATCATCGAACTAGCACCGGATATCTCGCCGGCGACGGCGAAGCCTTGTATGAGCCTCAATACAACGAGAAGCACCGGAGCGAGTACGCCGACCTGCTGATATGTCGGCAGAAGCCCGACGGCCATCGTGGAAAAACCCATGAGGAACATACATACAATCAGCACGGTTTTTCGACCATGCGTGTCGCCCCAGTGCCCAAGAACAACCGCGCCAATGGGTCGAGCAACGTAGCCGACGCCATAGGTGGCGAGTGACGCGACGATGGCGGTCGTGGGATTGTCCGATGGAAAGAAGATCTGCGGAAAAACCAGGGACGCCGCCGTGGCGTAGATGAAAAAGTCGTAGTATTCCAGCGCCGAGCCAATCCAGCCGCTGGCAGCAGCCTTGTTGGACTGACTCTCTGCGTGAGGCTCGTCATATGTGGCGTTTGCCATCTCCGTCCCCTGCGAAATTGCTTTGATTGCGTCTCGTTGACGGGCCTCTTCGGTCTGTGCTGATCGCTTTTTGTGGTGCGTCCCTCGTTCTAGATTCCTGTTCCAGAATTGAGGACATGATTCCGCCATCGACCTGAATTGCAGCGCCCGTTGTGGAGGGGCGCTCACCCGCGGCGATGTCGCAACCTCGCGCCCGATATCCTCGGGATTGTCCCAGCGGTTGACAGGAGTAAAGCCCTCCTCAAGCTGCTTGTCGAAACACGACCGTGCTCATTCGAACCGGCAATCACATGGCTTGAAATTAGTCTACCTACCGGTAAGTTATCAGAGGTACTCAAAACGGCAAGGTGCTTTTTATCGAGAGCGATCCGCGTTAATCAGATATGGTCAGCCGCAGGGAACCTCGGAAAGGCAGTGATGGCACGCTTGGATGTGGAATGTGAGAAAGAAAATTGAACTCCACGAATCAAGATCCCGGGGGGATGGGAAGCACGTGCGGCGGAACATCATCGACGCGGCACACGCTTTGTTTGCTGAGAAGGGATATAGCGGCGCCAAGGTCGAAGAGATCGTCGTCAGGGCTCGCACGACAAAGCCGATGATCTACTATTACTTCGGCAGTAAAGAGCGCCTGTTTGCAGCAGTTTTGGAAGATGTGTATGCCGGGATGCGCATGATCGAGCAGTCCCTGCAGCTCGCCGAACTTCCGGCCCTGGAGGCAATGCGCAAGGTCATCGAGGTCACATTCGACTATCACGCAAAGAACCCGGAATGGGTGAGATTGGTTTCTATTGCTAATATTCACTACGCAAAACACATACTTACGTCGAATACTATTGCCTCAAAAAATTCCGCGATAGTCGATCTGATGAAGAACTTGCTCAAGCGGGGTGTAAAGGAAGGTGTATTTCGAAAGAGCGGAGATCCTCTACACGTACACCTGTTGATAATATCTCTTTGTTCCTACAGGGTTTCCAACCGTCATACATGGCGGGTCATTTTCAAGCGCGACCTTGAAGCCGCGAAGGAGATCAAACTGCAAAAGAGAATGGCGGTTGACGCGGTACTTGCTTATTTGCGCGAGTAGAAGTTAGCGCCAAGTTCCCACCCGCGTCGAGCCAACTGGGAGGTGAGCAAAATAGCACAGTTGGGGAGCCCACATGGTCGGATATCCCGTTGTGGACGGCGCAACGCAGTCGGGGATCGTCGGCCATCCAATCGCCTGGGTCCGGGCACCCCGACGTATGAACGTCGCAAAGGCTACCAAATAGCGGCATCGATGCCTGGCGGCCGAAGCTATCAGAGAAAATCCCTGTGCCTGTCGTAAATTAAATCCGGGGATATTGGTGATGCAGTCCGCCCAGGGTTGGGTGACAAAGAATGTGCCCGGCGCGATCGACGGCGCGCGAGATCGGTGCATCTTTCTCCAGGGATAGATGCGTGCGGGCCCCATTGTAATATGTCATGTACGACAGCAGTAGGTGACGGAGGTAGCGCTCGCTGAACACAACAACGTGGTCAAGGCATTCCCTGCGGATCGAGCCGATCAGCCTTTCAGCATATCCATTTTGCCAAGGAGAGCGCGGCGACCCATTGATCGAAGCGTGCGGATAAGCTTGCGGATCTCAGGCGCTACAGTTGGTCGGCCACCACGGCGCCGCGACTTCCACCGCCAGTACGATCTGAACCCGGCGCGGTGCCATTTAATCACGGTCTCCGGCTTCACGATCGCCAAGGCGCCGAGCACCTTCGGAGCCAAACGATACAAGCCGGCGAATATCAGGCGGTCCAGAATCCCGAACGTCGGCCGTTTCGGCGATTTCCGCCGCAACACGTTAAGCTGATGACGCAAAATCGTGTTTTCAGCCTCAAGCGAGACCCGCGACCGGAACGCTCCGACCAACGCCAACCAAATTAGGCTACAGACCTCTGGCATAAGGCAGGAGCATCGCCCGATTCGATATCAGTTGCCAGCAAGATTGAGTTTCCGACAGGGACAACCTGCGCTGCAGCCTTTCTAGCGTCTATCTGATCCTATGTGAGGCTATGCCCTGGCCGGAATCACTTTCTTTCCCGGTACTCACGTGGTTACTCACACGATTTTTGGTCCCCGGGGTCAGGGTGGGTTCGGTTCTCTTTTCTTGCCGATCCAACACAAGATACTGAAAAAAATTGCGCCCGGTCCTTCCAATCTGATCCGGCAGGCATCGGCATTACATCATTTAACGTGATGCGGAAGTGGTTGCAGGTCAAATCGGTAGAGGGTCTGGGGCAAACCCATCGATCACGAAGAACGTCGAGCCCGCCCGGCCGGATCGCCACTGCCAGACCGCCCCCTCTGGAACGAAAACCAAGCTGCCGGCGCGCGCTTCGAAGGCGCGCTGATCCGCCTGCCCCTCGACCGCGCCCTTGAGGACGTAAAGCACGCGCTCTTGGTTCTCCAGTTGCCTCGCGCGCCCATGGGCGCCGCCAACCGCAACGACGCGGTGGATCGCAAGGTGCTGCGCGCCTGCGGTCGCGGTGTCCACAATGGTCTCAACCCGCGCGCCCTCGGTGCCTTCCCAACAGACGGGTACCGGCGCGACAGCAGTCGTTACCGGTGGCCGAGGCTCCGGCTGCGGATGCACCGGGTTGTGCACGACGACGGCCCGCGGATTCTCCTGGTAAGGTGGCGCGTAGACGACGAGCACCTGCGCCGGTTCTTCGCTGGTGACTGTGAAGGAGTGGAACACGCCCTTCGGGCTAAAGCCCCAGTCGCCTGCACTGATGTGCCGCTCTTGCCCGTATACCTCGCTGACCCCGGCGCCGCGCAGCAGATAGGAGGCCTGTTCGAGGGACGGATGGGCGTGCCGTTGCGCGCCGTGTCCCTTGGAGATGGTCCCGATCAGCACTTCCAGGCGCCGCGCGCCAACAGTGTCGCGGCCGATAATACGACGATTCGAAGTACCCGTGTGATTGGCCGGTTGATAGGGGGCGACCTGATCGGGGTAGACGACGTGAGGCGAGGTGTTCATTGGCCTGTTCCTTGGGTGGGTCCATTGACGGGGCGAACGAGAGACAGGAGGGCAACCGGAATGCGGACCGGCATTGCCAGGAGAATCTGCGCCATGCCCTTGCCCAGCGCATCGTTGCGCAGGGACTTCATGCCGCCGCCGCCGAGCGCCTGCTCGCAAACGAAATTGAAGGCGTGGATGCCTGGCACTTCGTAGCGCGTGACGGGGCCGCGGACCAGATGCGCCAGGTGCTGTGCGACGCGCTCGGGCGTGAGCTGGCCGCGAAGGACCGGCAGCAACTGGAGATGCCGCGCGATGATGCCGATGTTCGAGTTATCGCCCTTGTCGCCGCTGCGGCCCCAAGCCACGCGGATCAGTGGAAGCTCGACCGCGTCCATGCCGGATTCGGCGACGTCCGAGGGCGCATCGGACGCCCGCGGTGCCTCCACGCCCTGCGCCGTGCCCGCGGGCACGCGAACATTCAGAGTGCGGCCGTCGATGAGAACCCGCGGCTGCAACCGGGATTTGTCGAGCAGGAACGCGTATTGACGGATGGACGGCGAAGCGGAAGCACGGCCGCCCCCGCCCGTCGTGCCGGGCGCCCAGGACGTTCCCGCCGGGGCCACCTCGCGGGCCAGCAGTTCGAGTGCCGCCTTGTCGCGGTGCGTCGCGGTGAGCCGTAGCACCGCTTCGCGCGTTCCGCCCGCGCGCGCATGGGGTCCGTAGCAGGATTCCGCGCCAAGCATCTCGATCATCGTCTCGGTGTAGGGCGGAAGTCCGCGCGCGCTTAGCAACTCGCTGGTGCGCTCGAGAATCGCCTCGCCGGTCCGCCGGGCCTTGGCGTCGGCATCGAAGCCGACGATGGTCAGTTGCGCGGAGAGCTTAAATCCGTCCACGTACGTGGCGCAGACCTTGTACGTCGAGGTTGGCGCGCGACCGCGGGCGCCACTCACGCTGACACGGTCCGGCCCTTCGGCGTTCAGCGTCACGCCAGTGAAGTCGCAGGTTACATCCGGCAGCAGGTAGGCGGAGGGATCGCCGATCTCATACAGTATCTGCTCCGCCAGCACTGCCGGTGTCACGAGGCCACCGGTTCCCGCCGGCTTCGTGACAGTGAAGTCGCCGTCGAAGGTGCATTCAACGATCGGGTAGCCGATGTGCGCCCAGTCAGGCACGCAATCCCAGTCGGTGAAGAGACCCCCGGTGGCCTGACAGCCGCATTCGATGATGTGGCCAGCAAGACTGCCCGCCGCGAGTCGATCGTGGTCGTCGACGGACCAGCCGAACTCGTGCATCAACACGCCCAATGTCACGGCAGAGTCGACGCACCGACCGGTGATCACCACGTTGGCCCCCTCATCCAGTGCCGCCTTGACCGGCAAGGCACCGAGGTACGCATTCGCCGTGACGACGCGCTCGGGGAGTGGCACGCCGCTTTGCAGCTCGCGCACGGGCTCGTTCGCCTCTCGCAGCTGCGGGATGAGTGGCATGACGTCGTCACCGGTGACCACCGCGATCTTCACGTTCACCCCCAGTTCCTCGGCTAGGGTCTGAAGTGCCGCCGCGCAGGCCTGCGGGTTGACGCCGCCGGCATTGCTGACCACGCGGATCCCACGCTGGACGACGTCTTTCAGGACGGCGCGCATGGCCACGGTCACGAAGTCGGTCGCGTAGCCGAGCGCGGCGTTCTTCTGCCGCGCCGCGGCCAAGATCGACATGGTCAGCTCGGCCAGATAGTCGAAGACCAGATAGTCGATTTGCCCGCTGGCAACGAGCTGCGGCGCACCGACGCTACTGTCGCCCCAGAATCCCGAGGCTCCACCAATGCGGACGGTCCGTTGTTGCGGCGATAGGTTCACTTCCATCTCCTCGTCAATTGCTCGTGCGTCATCAGCGTCCGGTCCAGTTCGGCGCCCGCTTTTCGCGGAATGCGAGCTGCCCCTCCGCAGCGTCTTCCGTCAAAGCAAACAATGCGATTTGGCTCTCGGTGAAGCGCATCGACTCTTCGAACGACATCGCT is part of the Bradyrhizobium erythrophlei genome and encodes:
- a CDS encoding AMP-binding protein, with translation MLKDVHAFEAGLDPHPANYVPLSPVSFLNRAASAFAEKIAVIDGPRSYTYAQLLDRCVRLASALAALGVGRLDTVAIIASNIPEMIEAHFAVPMLGAVLNPLNTRLDAANIAFSLAHGGAKVLIVDGDYAPLVRQALEQVDHEIVVIDIDASESSAAPLGPRNYEALLTGADPAFPWPGIADEWQSLCLLYTSGTTGDPKGVVYSHRGAYLSALGNGFSFGLGFDSIYLWTLPMFHCSGWSYPWAVVAAGGTQVCLRKVEPAAIFRLIAHHRVTHLCGAPIVLNMLAHAPADQRVPFDHTVTVATGGAAPPSAVFRSMEALGFRVTHLYGATETYGPATSSVFLPEWNALPADERFAKMARQGVAYPMVEAVTVTDPKTMIPVPRDGTTVGEIMVRSNTVMKGYLKNEPATAKTLVGNWCLSGDLAVWHPDGAIEIKDRSKDIIISGGENISSLEVEEVLTQHPAVMLAAVVARPDPTWGETPCAFLELKPGATQPDDKEVIAFCRARMARFKVPKTLVYGPLPKTSTGKIQKFMLREQAGSL
- a CDS encoding lipocalin-like domain-containing protein, whose amino-acid sequence is MATDEEVLTSVKRGKPPVDCAVIGTWSLRSYVRERLSDGQRHNQFGDAPVGYIGYAPDGRMYAIFTRDDRVAPRDAVPTDEEGVQLLGTMVAYAGTFSLGENVVVHHIDTSWNQAWTGTHQIRHFVLEGDVLTITTAPYRSYLDGTMGRSILVWNKVR
- a CDS encoding SDR family NAD(P)-dependent oxidoreductase, with the translated sequence MSDLFSLDGKHVLVTGGSSGLGRFFAVFLATRGAQVTVAARRAEALAKTVDDIGTANGRAQSVVMDVTAAASIESALDAAEARFGPIEIVVNNAGVTATRPAFDQDESDWDKVVDTNLKGVWLVAQAAGRRMVAHKLKGSIVNIASILGVRVASSVAPYAISKAGVVQMTKALALEWARFGIRVNALAPGYFETELNDDFFRGDAGQALIKRVPQRRLGELRELEGPLLLLASEAGSYMTGSVIVVDGGHLVSSL
- a CDS encoding alpha/beta fold hydrolase; amino-acid sequence: MKERRKSDRADKLQEQIPLAGRPMTMCDAEVNGIKIAFDIRGSGPPLILVMGYRLNSRAWPLDFIDALAERFTVVLFDNRGTGLSDKPLFGYELSNMAKDVCGLMDHLEIARANVLGYSMGGAIAQELVCRYPERVLSLVLCATLCGGRRAIYARSTVINIMHDLDGLDPAAAARRIWTVTYEPKYLATNIDKVERQMQRELETPTPLHAADLQFQAFVDFDTSEALSSVRSPTLIMTGDGDVLIPAHNSEVLAELIPDAQLAILPGFAHRVIWESTGQCVALIGNFLEQTQAAANAGDSYAG
- the aroQ gene encoding type II 3-dehydroquinate dehydratase; translated protein: MKRVVYIINGPNLNLLGKRQPAIYGHETLADVEIACRRVATESNLELKFHQSNREYEIIDWIHEARETAAGIVINPAAFTHTSVAILDALNAFDGPVLEIHISNVHKREAFRHHSYVSSRADGVIAGFGTQGYTLALQRLSRLIDETATKGG
- a CDS encoding shikimate dehydrogenase family protein — its product is MISGKTKLIVHLGYPTESFKAPMIYNPYFEKYGIDSIVVPMGCKPEEYPAFLKLVFKLSNIHGALVTMPHKVATIALLDEVSISAKVAGACNAVRLGVGGTLVGDMFDGEGFVRGIQRKGRVLTGARVLVAGNGGVGSAISASFAKAGVAELALFDAFAPMMNGLAERLRANYPNLKVTVGSIDPAGYDVVVNATPLGMKAGDPLPMDVTRIAPSTFVGEVVMKQEITPFLAGARARGCEFQIGTDMLFEQIPAYLEFFGFRTTTPDELRDVAQISY